A genomic window from Fibrobacter sp. UWR3 includes:
- the yihA gene encoding ribosome biogenesis GTP-binding protein YihA/YsxC: MNPVKFGDFTVTSAEFVKAAVSLKGLPEERLPMVAFLGRSNVGKSSLMNALMGQKKLVKVSSTPGKTREINFFKVNNQFFLVDLPGVGFAKVSNAKRDQMSEFIREYVEKCKDLRGLVYLVDIRHGGTPTDIETVESIRNTGCPVLVIASKRDKVNQSELAKGLRQIQERLSLPEKPLCVSAVKGHGIATLWQDILSAINGTNIVDGSTDER; the protein is encoded by the coding sequence GTGAACCCGGTAAAGTTCGGCGATTTCACCGTCACCTCCGCAGAATTCGTGAAGGCGGCAGTCAGCCTCAAGGGCCTCCCCGAAGAACGGCTCCCGATGGTAGCCTTCCTCGGGCGCTCCAACGTGGGCAAGTCATCGCTCATGAACGCCCTCATGGGGCAAAAAAAGCTGGTCAAGGTCAGTTCTACCCCCGGAAAGACCCGCGAAATCAATTTCTTCAAAGTCAACAACCAGTTTTTTCTTGTAGATTTACCTGGTGTAGGCTTTGCCAAGGTGAGCAACGCGAAGCGCGACCAGATGTCCGAATTTATCCGCGAGTACGTGGAAAAGTGCAAGGACCTGCGCGGACTTGTGTACCTGGTGGACATACGCCACGGAGGCACCCCCACCGACATCGAGACGGTGGAGAGCATCCGTAATACGGGCTGCCCGGTGCTGGTGATTGCCAGCAAGCGGGACAAGGTAAACCAGTCGGAACTGGCCAAAGGGCTGAGGCAGATTCAGGAACGCCTTTCCCTACCCGAGAAGCCCCTCTGCGTAAGTGCCGTCAAGGGACACGGGATTGCAACGCTCTGGCAAGACATACTGAGTGCGATAAACGGGACGAACATTGTAGATGGAAGTACAGACGAACGATAA
- the recR gene encoding recombination mediator RecR, with the protein MSVEPESLEALIAEFSNLPGIGHKTARRLAYHVLSKPKADVERFATSLTNAADRVHPCPKCHAFTDLDTCSTCTSRAGAKSLCVVEKSSDIMPFERSGVFKGLYFVLGGVISPLDGIGPESLHLPQLVARIKDEGIEELVLALGSSPEADSTSLMIDRMLAGTNVKRTRLARGIPMGSDLEFVDEVTMLRAFEGRVSL; encoded by the coding sequence ATGAGCGTTGAACCGGAAAGCCTCGAGGCATTGATCGCAGAGTTTTCGAACCTGCCGGGTATCGGGCACAAGACCGCCCGCCGCCTCGCCTATCACGTACTTTCCAAACCGAAGGCCGACGTGGAGCGCTTTGCCACGAGCCTCACCAACGCGGCCGACAGGGTGCACCCCTGCCCCAAGTGCCACGCGTTCACCGACCTTGACACGTGCTCCACCTGCACATCGCGCGCAGGAGCCAAGTCGCTCTGCGTGGTGGAAAAAAGTTCAGACATCATGCCGTTCGAACGTTCGGGCGTATTCAAGGGCCTGTACTTCGTGCTCGGCGGCGTGATTTCCCCGCTGGATGGAATCGGGCCCGAAAGCCTGCACCTGCCCCAACTGGTAGCGCGCATCAAGGACGAGGGCATCGAGGAACTGGTACTTGCCCTCGGGTCTAGCCCGGAGGCCGACAGCACATCGCTCATGATAGACCGCATGCTCGCCGGCACGAACGTCAAGCGTACGCGCCTCGCCCGCGGTATCCCGATGGGCAGCGACCTCGAGTTCGTGGACGAGGTAACCATGCTCCGCGCCTTCGAAGGGAGGGTAAGCCTGTGA
- a CDS encoding EAL and HDOD domain-containing protein encodes MHSLAYLARQPILDRDGKIFAYELLFRDSPTSDTAVIASDMLATAQVLENVLNNIGLPKLIGDHKAFVNCSRDMLLDNLFGLLNPRCFVLEVLEDVEVDDALVKAVAHYHARGFEIALDDFIFNDEFLKRCAPLYPFISYVKMDLVENSDDDMARAAAFFKAKNIKILAEKVETKASFKKCLAAGYDYFQGFFFAKPELVTGKKIDATSAAILRILLLLRTHPSLDELCECLSEYGDVAANLLRFVNSDAQFRSQNIANVRDAIVWIGMRNIQEWLMLMLYARPEMGMTPQSSPLFQNASHRAKFLEILARVVSGTDNDLPAKAFMVGLISRMDALVGAPLESILTESGADEDIREALLQRSGRLGKLLQLADAVEQDDQQKILVLLKDLKISSTLLNRCVNDAYTWAHER; translated from the coding sequence ATGCATTCTCTTGCCTACCTAGCACGCCAGCCCATCCTCGACCGGGACGGGAAGATTTTCGCCTACGAACTTCTGTTCCGCGACTCGCCCACGAGCGATACCGCGGTTATCGCGAGCGACATGCTTGCGACTGCGCAGGTCCTCGAGAACGTGCTCAACAACATCGGCCTCCCGAAGCTCATCGGCGACCACAAGGCTTTTGTGAACTGCAGCCGCGACATGCTGCTCGACAACCTGTTCGGGCTCTTGAACCCGCGCTGCTTTGTGCTCGAGGTTCTCGAAGACGTGGAAGTCGACGACGCCCTCGTGAAGGCCGTCGCGCACTACCACGCCCGCGGGTTCGAAATCGCGCTCGACGACTTCATCTTCAATGACGAGTTCCTCAAGCGCTGCGCCCCGCTCTATCCGTTCATCTCGTACGTGAAGATGGACCTGGTGGAAAACAGCGACGACGACATGGCGCGGGCCGCCGCGTTCTTCAAGGCGAAGAACATCAAGATTCTCGCCGAGAAGGTGGAGACGAAGGCGAGCTTCAAGAAGTGCCTCGCCGCAGGGTACGACTACTTCCAGGGGTTCTTCTTCGCAAAGCCCGAACTCGTGACCGGAAAGAAGATTGACGCGACCTCCGCGGCAATTCTCCGCATATTGCTCCTGCTCCGTACGCACCCGAGCCTCGACGAACTGTGCGAGTGCCTCTCGGAATACGGCGACGTGGCCGCAAACCTGCTCCGCTTCGTGAACTCCGATGCGCAGTTCAGGAGCCAGAACATCGCGAACGTGCGCGACGCCATCGTGTGGATCGGCATGCGGAACATCCAGGAATGGCTGATGCTCATGCTGTACGCCCGCCCCGAGATGGGCATGACGCCACAGAGTTCTCCGCTGTTCCAGAATGCAAGCCACCGCGCGAAGTTCCTCGAGATACTGGCCCGCGTGGTGAGCGGCACCGACAACGACCTGCCCGCAAAGGCATTCATGGTCGGGCTCATCAGCCGCATGGACGCACTCGTCGGAGCCCCGCTCGAAAGCATCCTTACCGAATCCGGCGCAGACGAGGACATCCGCGAGGCGCTGCTCCAGCGTTCCGGCCGCCTGGGCAAACTGCTCCAGCTTGCCGACGCCGTCGAGCAGGACGACCAGCAGAAGATTCTCGTACTCCTGAAGGACTTGAAAATTTCTTCCACCTTGTTGAACCGTTGTGTGAACGACGCGTATACGTGGGCCCATGAGCGTTGA
- the hisG gene encoding ATP phosphoribosyltransferase, whose product MIKVALPNKGMLFEPTQELLKACGYKASKPYKTLTQLDTKNGIEFFFLRPSDIPMYVGRGIIDAGITGIDFNAEAKSPAVKVLDLPFGASKMCAAVPNESPVQSLDELKDKTIATSFPNIVEGFYKKPMDFVVLEGAVEISVSLGVADAIVDVVETGTTLKQAGLRIVGDPLFRSNAALFCNPQKTELEEVNTLIRRIEGKLVAQSYMMIEYDCPAELLQKACELTPGLDAPTVTKLHGREWYSVKAMVPQEEANSIMDKLWDAGARSILLFGIKSARI is encoded by the coding sequence ATGATCAAGGTAGCTCTCCCGAACAAGGGCATGCTTTTCGAACCCACGCAGGAACTCCTGAAAGCCTGCGGCTACAAGGCATCCAAGCCCTACAAGACTCTGACTCAGCTCGATACCAAGAACGGAATCGAATTCTTCTTCCTCCGCCCGAGCGACATCCCGATGTACGTGGGCCGTGGCATCATCGATGCGGGCATCACCGGCATCGACTTCAACGCCGAAGCGAAGAGCCCCGCGGTGAAGGTTCTGGACCTCCCCTTCGGAGCCTCCAAGATGTGCGCCGCCGTCCCGAACGAAAGCCCGGTGCAGAGCCTCGACGAACTGAAGGACAAGACCATCGCCACCAGTTTCCCGAACATCGTGGAAGGTTTCTACAAGAAGCCTATGGATTTCGTGGTGCTCGAGGGCGCCGTTGAAATCTCCGTGAGCCTCGGCGTGGCAGACGCCATCGTCGACGTGGTGGAAACCGGCACGACCCTCAAGCAGGCAGGGCTCCGCATCGTGGGCGACCCGCTGTTCAGGAGCAACGCCGCCCTGTTCTGCAACCCGCAGAAGACCGAGCTCGAAGAAGTCAACACGCTTATCCGCCGCATCGAGGGCAAGCTCGTGGCCCAGTCGTACATGATGATCGAGTACGACTGCCCCGCAGAACTCCTGCAGAAGGCATGCGAACTCACGCCCGGGCTCGACGCCCCGACCGTGACCAAGCTGCACGGCCGCGAATGGTACTCCGTGAAGGCGATGGTCCCGCAAGAAGAGGCGAACTCCATCATGGACAAGCTCTGGGACGCTGGCGCCCGCAGTATCCTCCTGTTCGGTATCAAGAGCGCACGAATCTAG
- the hisE gene encoding phosphoribosyl-ATP diphosphatase produces MTFEEMYALACQRKKEMPEGKGTTELFKKGPHAIGKKLVEEAAESWQAARFESRDAQCLELSQVLYYVAVMMAEKGLTLEEVYAKL; encoded by the coding sequence ATGACGTTCGAAGAAATGTACGCACTGGCTTGCCAGCGCAAGAAGGAAATGCCCGAAGGCAAGGGAACCACGGAACTGTTCAAGAAGGGTCCGCACGCCATCGGCAAGAAGCTCGTGGAAGAAGCCGCCGAAAGCTGGCAGGCCGCACGCTTCGAAAGCCGCGACGCGCAGTGCCTCGAACTTTCGCAGGTGCTCTACTACGTGGCCGTGATGATGGCCGAAAAGGGCTTAACTCTCGAAGAGGTGTACGCCAAACTATGA
- a CDS encoding chloride channel protein has translation MNFRDFGKYNQFKEQFAGMSPEMKEQMMKMAKEQMKAKTREFVQKWLSTPILTAVALVLGAIVGVLTAFFGSGLLYLSNLRDAHPLYWIPALAIAGVLIAFAYKKFGKGTERGMDMVFAVAHGKEDKIPLRLIPMVMAGTWLTHLFGGSAGREGVAMQIGATLGHNISTKFHFENANRVLLVAGMAAGFAGLFQTPLAAIALALEVLLAGHLELAALLPAAVAAFAACKVSQMFGEGMAITMNGIFPDDITRLIWNDYGLDINIILRLAILGALFGIVGGGFAKVLSLAKSFFGKKFPNPIKRIAIGGIAISVLLLVFFQGRYAGLGTNLIDMIFSGSAANATNGIYAFDWFLKFALTILTIAVGFKGGEVTPLFAIGATFGTFVATMVGIPLPLAAALGYAAVFGAATNTLFAPMLIGAEVFGFDMLPAFFVVCVAAYTCNGGQSIYQQKKLRIR, from the coding sequence ATGAATTTTAGGGATTTTGGAAAGTATAACCAGTTCAAGGAACAATTCGCCGGCATGTCTCCCGAGATGAAGGAGCAGATGATGAAGATGGCGAAGGAACAGATGAAGGCGAAAACACGCGAATTTGTTCAAAAATGGCTTTCCACGCCCATCCTTACGGCGGTGGCCCTCGTGCTCGGTGCCATCGTGGGCGTGCTTACCGCATTTTTCGGGTCAGGGCTGCTTTATCTCAGCAATCTGCGCGATGCGCACCCGCTTTACTGGATTCCGGCACTCGCAATTGCAGGTGTATTGATTGCATTTGCATACAAGAAGTTCGGCAAGGGAACCGAACGCGGGATGGACATGGTGTTCGCGGTCGCCCATGGCAAGGAAGACAAGATTCCGCTCCGCTTGATTCCGATGGTGATGGCGGGCACGTGGCTCACTCACCTGTTCGGGGGCAGTGCCGGCCGCGAAGGCGTCGCGATGCAGATTGGCGCCACTCTCGGGCACAACATCAGCACAAAGTTCCATTTCGAGAACGCGAACCGCGTATTGCTTGTCGCAGGCATGGCGGCGGGCTTCGCGGGGCTCTTCCAGACCCCGCTCGCGGCAATAGCGCTCGCCCTCGAAGTACTGCTCGCTGGCCATCTGGAACTGGCGGCGCTCTTGCCCGCGGCAGTCGCCGCGTTCGCCGCCTGCAAGGTTTCGCAGATGTTCGGCGAGGGTATGGCCATCACGATGAACGGCATATTCCCGGACGATATCACGAGGCTCATCTGGAACGATTACGGGCTGGATATCAACATCATTCTGAGACTTGCAATCCTCGGCGCGCTATTCGGGATTGTGGGCGGCGGGTTTGCCAAGGTTCTCTCGCTCGCGAAATCGTTTTTCGGCAAGAAGTTCCCTAACCCCATCAAGCGAATCGCCATCGGGGGCATCGCGATAAGCGTTTTGCTTCTCGTATTCTTCCAGGGGCGCTACGCAGGCCTCGGCACGAACCTCATCGACATGATTTTCTCCGGTTCTGCGGCGAATGCGACAAACGGCATCTACGCGTTTGACTGGTTCCTGAAATTCGCGCTCACGATTTTGACCATCGCCGTCGGGTTCAAGGGCGGCGAGGTCACCCCGCTATTCGCCATCGGGGCGACATTCGGCACATTTGTCGCGACAATGGTCGGCATCCCGCTCCCGCTTGCCGCGGCACTCGGGTACGCCGCCGTGTTCGGGGCTGCGACCAACACGCTCTTTGCCCCGATGCTCATCGGCGCAGAAGTTTTCGGGTTCGACATGCTCCCCGCATTCTTTGTCGTTTGCGTAGCGGCTTACACCTGCAACGGCGGGCAGTCCATTTACCAGCAGAAGAAGCTGCGAATTCGGTAG
- a CDS encoding FISUMP domain-containing protein, whose translation MKKYLLPSLLVALLSLSCSDESSTPGSLDFPEELDPSKEASKDTLKEGALVTILAGNVQGESLKEASAVLFELDKNLVQTGTAMMGMLDSKDHYSVSTTGFTSPYAELIVSGKSVQPCSGKEVDSKISVIVDLSKDSTVNLNLFSYFFSERLKELVKNGNMEISKAWEQAEKEMRTLFALPEGDAALEAFAASALMDRLGERAIAKSAPQWRSELAETFSHGGDFTKNDTIRVIGGVALFYDISAGELDWCRDIKNKVFEKKAVQAYMHTLWLSILDAEECTEERQGEIHPVFDPKKSLTYVQESFPVYKCDSGAWHYAFGYERMNVTDTAGRVDGDYLRREGYSYVYDEVTGWRYADPSEDQYKSGCTKSREGIYLSTAVCMGGSWVSVPESTSDTQGLECVADDSLVYGRFTHAAYVCEGGSFYKVTEMDEKLGRYCTKKTLGDTAYAGLTPFLCRDDWTLIPPDSLDEWLKDSRDGNSYPIVRMGSQRWMGANLKYVDSTASPNLAGNLWRPAFYSWTAAMDLPEGTDPATYEFTLPHRGICPEGWHMPTKAEWDSLFAFAKEFGPQGKLAHSLMGGISWGVVSDAMKPLDTFGFNVVATGRRELDGAYKNDASHAYFWFVTQEENKYQYYYLWNSKEDVFVGKSAGPDLGISVRCVEDAK comes from the coding sequence GTGAAAAAGTATCTGTTGCCGTCACTGCTCGTGGCACTTCTCTCTCTTTCTTGTTCAGATGAATCCAGTACCCCTGGGTCTCTTGATTTTCCCGAAGAACTCGACCCCTCCAAGGAAGCCTCTAAGGACACTCTCAAGGAAGGCGCTCTCGTGACGATTCTTGCAGGGAATGTGCAAGGGGAATCGCTCAAGGAAGCAAGTGCTGTGCTGTTTGAGCTTGATAAAAATCTGGTCCAGACGGGGACTGCCATGATGGGGATGCTTGACTCCAAAGACCATTACTCGGTTTCCACTACCGGCTTCACTTCCCCGTATGCAGAACTCATCGTGTCCGGCAAGTCCGTGCAGCCCTGTTCCGGCAAGGAAGTTGATTCCAAGATATCGGTCATTGTCGACCTGTCCAAGGATTCTACCGTAAACTTGAACCTGTTCTCTTACTTTTTTTCGGAACGGTTGAAGGAACTCGTGAAGAACGGAAATATGGAAATTTCGAAGGCCTGGGAACAGGCAGAAAAGGAAATGCGTACGCTCTTTGCCTTGCCCGAAGGTGACGCGGCTCTTGAAGCGTTTGCCGCCTCTGCGCTTATGGATCGTCTTGGAGAAAGGGCTATCGCGAAGAGCGCTCCTCAGTGGCGCAGCGAACTTGCCGAAACCTTCTCGCATGGTGGTGATTTTACCAAGAACGATACTATCCGCGTTATTGGCGGGGTTGCTCTCTTCTATGACATTTCTGCAGGCGAACTGGATTGGTGCCGCGACATCAAGAATAAAGTCTTTGAAAAAAAGGCGGTCCAGGCCTACATGCACACCCTTTGGCTTTCGATACTTGACGCGGAAGAATGTACGGAAGAACGGCAGGGCGAAATCCACCCGGTATTTGACCCGAAGAAATCGCTCACTTACGTGCAGGAGAGTTTTCCCGTCTATAAGTGTGACTCGGGAGCGTGGCACTATGCGTTCGGTTACGAGAGGATGAATGTTACGGATACGGCTGGTCGGGTCGACGGGGACTATCTCAGGCGGGAGGGCTACTCCTATGTCTATGACGAGGTAACAGGATGGCGGTATGCGGATCCTTCCGAGGACCAGTACAAGTCCGGTTGCACAAAGTCCCGCGAAGGGATTTACCTTTCGACTGCGGTATGCATGGGCGGGAGTTGGGTCTCGGTTCCCGAATCGACTTCGGATACCCAAGGTCTTGAATGCGTCGCGGATGACTCGCTGGTCTATGGCCGGTTTACACATGCGGCTTATGTGTGTGAAGGCGGTTCTTTTTACAAGGTTACGGAAATGGACGAGAAGCTTGGCCGCTACTGCACCAAGAAGACTCTCGGCGATACCGCGTATGCCGGGCTCACGCCCTTCCTTTGCAGGGATGACTGGACGCTTATCCCGCCGGATTCCCTGGACGAATGGCTGAAGGATTCCCGTGACGGAAACAGCTACCCGATCGTGCGCATGGGTAGCCAGCGCTGGATGGGCGCGAACCTCAAGTATGTGGATTCGACTGCGAGCCCGAACCTCGCGGGCAATCTCTGGAGGCCTGCGTTCTACTCCTGGACTGCGGCGATGGACCTGCCCGAAGGCACAGACCCTGCTACATACGAGTTCACGTTGCCGCACAGGGGCATTTGCCCCGAGGGATGGCACATGCCTACCAAGGCGGAATGGGATTCCCTCTTCGCGTTTGCCAAAGAGTTTGGCCCGCAGGGCAAGCTCGCGCATAGCCTGATGGGGGGCATCTCGTGGGGCGTCGTGAGCGATGCGATGAAACCCCTGGATACCTTCGGGTTCAACGTTGTCGCTACGGGCCGTCGCGAACTGGACGGAGCGTACAAGAACGACGCGTCGCATGCCTATTTCTGGTTCGTGACTCAGGAAGAGAACAAGTACCAGTACTACTACCTGTGGAACTCGAAGGAAGATGTCTTTGTGGGTAAGTCCGCTGGGCCTGACCTGGGCATAAGCGTACGTTGTGTGGAAGATGCCAAGTAG
- a CDS encoding FISUMP domain-containing protein, with protein MKKSFFARISLSLATAVALSACSGDSASTKVLDNPETPENPDNPEKTSFYAGSVSGSVEGEKYLDSAKVELFELSDDMERTGKSVTGSIDAAGKYMVVADSFTSPYAEIIISGMAKWPCMRREYKSSISSVVDLAKDSSVNLNMFTDLASAKAKKLVKDKGETFAEAWEQAEKDVRKWFALGNDSPSLKSLHIDGSNRSVELLTATVLLEKFFPTTTALDFGEIRQGASSLFATLDNLSDDEIFYSLGFLAYAIDLDYGRGQWCMDGSDFYPESSEFRTYAHLLWLSLMGETECSVDLKDSVHKTKFAVTNSAVRVPKYYTCDGTKWKFAGIESMPLRYPDAEDGLFVYDELGKAYVFDKESGWRYVTKAELDLEVGCIKSRKGKIEDAYFCSDSGWVKMPKLDQNLGAFCNSDTRGDTVPVGYSSFVCDSAWKVFPADTLDEWVEDPRDGKSYLIVPMGSQRWMGANLRYRDSVKTPNLAGNTWCFENWESYCSGPYGVLYSWTAAMDLPDDIKADTVKLKLPHRGICPEGWHVPSKADWDTLFAFVEKYGPEGKLALTLMGKKDWAGGAHTPTLNTFGFDALPSGRRKVDGTYEGEYRNAYFWYTAETFKKLPYYYMTYAEPDIGESSFGDTDWGAAVRCVEDAK; from the coding sequence ATGAAGAAGAGTTTCTTTGCGCGTATTAGTTTGTCGCTTGCCACTGCGGTGGCGCTTTCCGCCTGTTCCGGCGATTCTGCTTCCACGAAGGTTCTCGACAATCCCGAGACTCCCGAGAATCCAGATAATCCGGAAAAGACTTCGTTCTACGCCGGATCTGTCAGTGGCAGCGTCGAAGGCGAAAAGTACCTTGATAGTGCGAAGGTGGAATTGTTTGAACTTTCGGACGACATGGAACGGACTGGCAAGTCGGTTACCGGAAGTATCGATGCCGCGGGGAAATACATGGTCGTTGCAGATTCGTTCACCTCCCCGTATGCGGAGATTATCATATCCGGGATGGCCAAGTGGCCCTGTATGCGGCGTGAATACAAGTCGTCGATTTCTAGCGTTGTCGATCTCGCGAAGGATTCTTCCGTGAACCTGAACATGTTTACCGACCTCGCATCCGCGAAGGCGAAAAAGCTCGTGAAGGACAAGGGCGAGACTTTTGCGGAAGCCTGGGAACAGGCGGAGAAGGACGTGCGCAAGTGGTTCGCGCTTGGGAACGATAGCCCGTCGCTCAAGTCCCTCCACATTGACGGCAGCAACCGCTCGGTGGAACTGCTTACGGCAACGGTGTTGCTCGAGAAATTTTTCCCGACAACAACTGCGCTGGACTTTGGCGAAATCCGCCAGGGCGCATCTAGCCTCTTTGCAACGTTGGACAACCTTTCGGATGACGAGATTTTCTATTCGCTAGGGTTCCTCGCGTATGCGATTGACTTGGATTATGGTCGCGGTCAATGGTGTATGGATGGGTCGGATTTCTATCCGGAATCTAGCGAATTCCGGACGTATGCGCACTTGCTCTGGCTGTCTCTCATGGGCGAAACGGAATGTTCCGTCGACTTGAAGGATTCCGTGCACAAAACAAAATTTGCCGTAACTAATTCTGCCGTGCGAGTGCCGAAGTATTACACCTGCGATGGCACAAAGTGGAAATTTGCCGGGATAGAAAGCATGCCGCTGCGTTACCCCGATGCCGAGGACGGCCTGTTCGTGTACGACGAACTTGGTAAGGCATACGTGTTCGACAAGGAATCTGGCTGGCGCTATGTTACAAAGGCGGAACTCGACCTGGAAGTGGGTTGTATCAAGTCCCGCAAGGGCAAGATTGAAGACGCGTATTTCTGCTCTGACTCCGGCTGGGTAAAAATGCCCAAGCTCGACCAGAATCTCGGAGCCTTCTGCAACAGCGATACCCGCGGCGATACCGTGCCCGTCGGGTATTCTTCCTTCGTTTGCGACAGTGCCTGGAAGGTCTTCCCTGCCGACACGCTGGATGAATGGGTCGAGGACCCGCGCGACGGCAAGTCGTACCTGATTGTACCCATGGGGAGCCAGCGCTGGATGGGCGCGAACCTCAGGTACAGGGATTCCGTAAAGACGCCGAACCTGGCCGGCAACACCTGGTGCTTCGAGAACTGGGAATCGTACTGCTCCGGGCCCTACGGCGTGCTGTATTCCTGGACTGCGGCGATGGACTTGCCCGATGACATCAAGGCCGATACCGTGAAACTCAAGCTGCCGCACAGGGGTATTTGCCCCGAGGGCTGGCACGTGCCCTCCAAGGCGGACTGGGACACGCTTTTTGCCTTTGTCGAGAAGTACGGCCCCGAAGGGAAACTCGCCCTCACGTTGATGGGCAAAAAGGACTGGGCCGGCGGTGCGCATACGCCGACGCTGAACACGTTCGGGTTTGATGCGCTCCCGTCGGGCCGTCGCAAGGTGGACGGAACTTACGAGGGTGAATACCGGAATGCCTATTTCTGGTACACTGCCGAAACATTCAAGAAACTGCCGTATTACTACATGACATACGCTGAGCCCGATATCGGTGAAAGTTCGTTCGGCGATACGGACTGGGGTGCCGCTGTGCGTTGTGTGGAAGATGCGAAGTAG